The nucleotide window ATGTCACCGTTGATGGCTCGGCGGCGACCATCGACTGCATCGCCATACATCCGGATCACCAGCCCCACGGTCTCGGCGCACGCCTCTTCGAAGCAGCCCTAGCCGAGCTTGGCTCGGAGGTCGAAACCATCGACGCCTGGACCCGCGAGGACGAAGCAGCCAACCGCTGGTACCGCTCTCGTGGCTTCCGGGAGAATTCCCGCTATCTCCACGTGTACAAGGATTGGGATGAGTCGGTCGACGCCTTCAGCACGCCGGAGCCGCTGTCCACACCGGTACAGGCGTTCATGCAGGCCAAGATCGAGCACGAGGCAGAGCTGCGGACCCGATTCCGTCGGGTCTACGTCTGTCGCCAATACCTCAAGATCATCTGCCCAGAGCCATCTACACCGTGAGGATCGCGGAGAGATCGACAGCTGCAGCGCAGTGGCCATGATTGGGTGGATTTCGCACCGAATGTCGGTGCGTAACTACCCCAATGGGTGCGACGCGAGATCAGCACTAGATCACGGAGTCGACGACCGGATGTGAAAGTGTGGCTGCTGCTCCCGGCACATCCTCCAATCGTGCCTCAAGTGTGGCCCGTGCCAAGTCGGGCGGCAGCAACTCCGAGAACTTCAACTGTTCGAGCGCCTGTTGGGTCACAATCGGCCGGATACCCGAGTCAGACTTGCCAAGTTGGCCACGCGCTCGGACAAGGACAGATCGCAGGGCACCGGCGTCAACTCCTGCTCGGAGTGCAATCGAGCGGTTGTCGAAAACGTAACCCTCGTCGATCAGTGCGGGATCCATCGCCTCGAGCGCAGCCATCAGCGATGCGTTGGCCCGTCCACCGGCCCAGGTCCACCACCGGCTCCGACCGGTTGTTGATTCGATCACTGTTGCACGATGATCTACTCGCCCAGCGAGTTCCTCCCGGATCCGGATCAACTGACTGCCCGCCCGATCGGACATCTGTACGGAGGCCGGTGCT belongs to Microlunatus elymi and includes:
- a CDS encoding GNAT family N-acetyltransferase yields the protein MPTIRPYLPTDQTSWLRCRVLSFLNTCYYDDVRRTRPHEDDLVVSLVAASGDEVVGLIDVTVDGSAATIDCIAIHPDHQPHGLGARLFEAALAELGSEVETIDAWTREDEAANRWYRSRGFRENSRYLHVYKDWDESVDAFSTPEPLSTPVQAFMQAKIEHEAELRTRFRRVYVCRQYLKIICPEPSTP